The genomic window GGCTAGTTCCATCCGGCGGTGGTGCAGATAGCCAAATACCGTAGTCCCAAAAATCTGCTTAAAGCCTTGCTTCATTGTGCAATCATTTAAACCAACTTGTCGTGCTAGCTGGATAAGAGAGGGGGGGTTGTCTAAATGTTTCAACAAAATTTCCCTAACATCATAGATGCAGTCAATATCTGATGGTTTGAGTGGATTAATCTGGAAGCAACCTTGCCTGATTTGTACTTCTTGATCAACTACCATTGCAACTAGTTCCCAAATCTTACCTTCAAGATAAATTTGTTTAGTAAAGCCTTGGTAGGGACATTGAAGTATTTGCTGCACTGCTATTTGCATTGCGGGAGTTTGAGTTCCATAGCGTTCATAAGTCGGTTGATCCCAACGTCTAATAAGATGTTCTAATTCTCTTGGAAGTTTACCAGATGTATTTTCTGTAAAGTAGCGAAATGCATTTGGATGTATGTGAACAGCTACTTCTACTATTCGCTGTGATTTAGCCTCGAATACATCACACTCAGATGCCATCCCACTACCACTCAAAAAGTATTCTCCGGTCTTGAACTCAAGGTCTTTAAATTCGCTCTCTAGCAAAACAAAGAATCGAAATTCTAATGGATGCTTTCGCTCATGACATTTTAAAATTAATGATTTGGGCTGCTGATAATCGGAAATGTCTAAAGATATGCCATCTCGTAGCTGAATATGTCGCCAATACCCTTCCCCAAATTGATACTTTCTGGTAATATCAAAACTATCTAAAATATTATTCTGAATTATGTCTGCTTGGTACAGTAGTTTTAAATAATCTGCTTGTGAAAGGATAAGTGTCATAGTAATAGTAACTTTGTAAAATTTGAAAAGATTATTGTTATTTATATTTTAGAGTTTTTGATAAATATACTAAATTGTTTAATATCAGAATTAAATAAACCTTTTTGATAGCAATGACACTAGAATTTATAATTATCTTTTAGCTGGATAACATCTTTTTCAGTAGCAATGAGTGGTTGCCATAAATAAATGTTCTTTTTATTCAGTTCATATAGTAATGTTGGTGGATCTATCTGTCTTAATAAAGTAAAAATAAAAAAAGCACATTAATTAAATTTGATTTTGTTGGACTAAAATGTATCCAATCACAAGTTAGCTAAAAATCCTTTTAAACAAAAGATTATAGCTAGCTCTCTACTCATGGCGTTGCCAGACTAACTAATAATAGTTAAAATTATCACTGAAGCAAGTATTATAAATGTAATCAATTTAACAGTTTAATCAAGTTTTACCAACAATGGCGGTATACTGAGGAAGCAAGTCTTAATTGATAAAGATGGATTGCGATCGCACTTACAAGATGACGAACAATTTGCCAGGTGATTACACAGTCTTGATCAAAAACCACATCCTGAAGCCAAAGACTGAATTTCTGCTTGGATATTGCCACGGGCAGATGGTTCGGCGAACTCTAACATTAAAGGCGTAAAGTAAATAGGCGATCGCTGTAAAAATCGTTCTAAAACCTGCCGACGACCTGTGATATAATCTGCCTCTGCCACCCAGCTATATTCCTGGCGAATGGCATGGGCGTATTCTAGATATTGGACTGGGTTAGTAGCCAAAATCGCTAAGTCTGCATCAAGTAGGACTTGGCTATCATAGTCATCCACCGCAGTTTTGTGGTCTTTAGTGTTCAGAATCAGACGCGTGACAGTAGTTATGGTACTTTCTGGAATATTTAAGTTACTCAGCAATTCAAAAGCATAGTCTGCGCTTCGTTGTTCGTTATCTTTAGCTTCAGTGTCATACACTACATCGTGAAACCAGGCAGCTAGTTGAACAGCAGCTAGGTTGTTCGTGTAGCCTTGCAAAATCTGAATTATGCTCAGGATGTGATCAATGTGTTTCAGTGTGTGGTAGTAGCGACCAGGGGTAGAGTAAGCTGCAACCAAACGATTAAAGGCTTTCTCAGCCGCTACCTGGTCAACGCCAAAGGGTTGGAGTGTGTGTTGCCAGTTAGAAAATAAAATATCCATGAAGTTTTCTGTAGGCATAGAGTGAGTATACCCATTCTTAGTATTAGAAAGAATAAGTACATCCTGTTAAAACGACAGGTGGAAGACGCAATAATAAAAGAGGTAAGGGAAAATCCTTCCCAATATATTTCAGTTAAGGATAATTGTAGGTTGGGTTGAACGTAGACAAAGGAGGCAGCTTAAGGCAGGGTAGTGAAACCCAACAAATGCCCGTGTAGGTTAGGCATCACAGTTTACTAGATATGGTGACAGCTAAATGAAAGCGTCAAAATAGAAGACACAGGCTTAGTACAAAAAGCCTTGCCTTGATTAATGGAGTTTATTATCAGTGGTATTACAAGTACAAGCAAGCACCTACGAAGCTAAAACCCAAGAAATTGCTAAACAACTTCTAGCAGCAACGCAGGAAAATCGTTCGTTTTTTTCTTCCCTGCGGGATCAAATGCGCTGGGATGATAAATTACTAGCTTGGGCGATGAGTAATCCTGGGTTGCGGGTGCAACTATTTCGCTTTATAGATACACTACCTGCTTTGCACAGTAAATCAGAAATTGCCTCACATTTACAAGAATATCTAGGCGATGAATCTGTAGAATTACCGGCAGCTTTGAAGGGAATGCTAAACTTTGCTAACCCCGACTCTATGCCCGGACAAGTTGCTGCTACAACCGTTGGTACAGCCGTTGAGACTCTTGCTCATAAATATATTTCTGGGGAAAATATTAAACAAGTCATCAAAACAGTTGAACGACTGCGAAAAGAAAAAATGGCTTTCACCATCGATTTACTTGGTGAAGCGGTGATTACCGAAGCCGAAGCGCAGTCTTATCTAGAACGCTATCTAGAATTAATCCAACAATTGGTGGAAGCATCGAAAAATTGGGCAGTTATCCCGGCTATTGATGAGGCTGATGGCGAACCAATCCCAAAAGTTCAGGTTTCTGTGAAGTTAACGGCGTTTTATTCGCAATTTGACCCTCTAGATGCTAAAGGTAGTGAGGAGCGAGTTAGCGATCGCATTCGTATTCTCTTACGTCGTGCCAAAGAGTTAGGCGCAGCTGTGCATTTTGATATGGAACAGTATGCCTATAAAGACATAACTCTCAGCATCCTGAAAAAACTGTTACTAGAAGAGGAGTTTAGGCAACGCACAGATGTTGGGATCACAATTCAAGCATATCTGCGTGATAGTGAGCAAGATAGCAAAGACGTAATTTCTTGGTTGAAACAACGTGGTTATCCCCTAACAATCCGCTTAGTGAAAGGCGCATATTGGGATCAAGAAACAATAAAAGCAGCACAAAAGCATTGGCCACAACCAGTTTACAACGACAAAGCGGCAACTGATGCTAACTTTGAAACCATCACTCAGTTATTGCTAGAAAATCATCAATATGTGTATTCTGCCATTGGTAGCCATAATGTGCGATCGCACTCTCGCGCCATTGCCATAGCTGAAAGTTTAAATGTCCCTCGTCGTCGCTTTGAATTGCAAGTCCTCTATGGTATGGGGGATAAAGTTGCAAAGGCGTTGGTTGACAAGGGTTATCGGGTCAGAGTTTACTGTCCCTACGGTGAATTATTACCTGGGATGGCGTATTTAATTCGTCGATTATTGGAAAATACAGCTAATAGTTCTTTTTTACGGCAAAATCTCGAAAATCGACCGATTGAAGAGTTATTAGCGCCGCCGATTGTCAAAGAGGAGAAGAACGTACAGACGCAATTAATGAGCCAGCGCGTTGCGGGGGTTCCCCCCGTTGTAGCGACTGGCGTCGCGTCTCTTCAAACTCCTAACTCTCATTTCCTTGGCGCGGCTGATACCGATTACGCTGATGAAGAGGTGAGAACGAAAGCAGCCCAAGCTTTCCAAAGCGTTCGTCAACAACTGGGTAGGAGTTATCTGCCGTTGATTAATGGGGAGTATGTTAATCCGCCGGAATTTGTTGATTCTCTCAATCCTTCTAATTTCAGCGAGGTAGTTGGTAAAGTTGGATTGATCAGCGTTGAACAGGCTGAACAGGCGATGCAAGCTGCCAAAGCTGCGTTTCCTGGGTGGAGGAAAACACCAGCTAAACAACGCGCTGATATTTTGCGAAAAGCCGGTGATTTGATGGAACTCCGCCGCGCTGAACTTTCAGTTTGGATAGTTTTGGAAGTTGGGAAACCAGTTAAGGAAGCTGATGGAGAGGTTTCTGAGGCAATAGACTTCTGTCGGTACTACGCTGATGAGATAGAACGGCTAGATAAAGGTGTTAATTACGACATACCAGGCGAGACTAATCGTTATATCTATCAACCACGGGGAATTGCTGTGGTGATTTCTCCCTGGAATTTTCCGCTAGCGATCGCTTGTGGGATGACTGTTGCAGCATTGGTTTCAGGCAATTGTACTCTCCTAAAACCGGCCGAAACATCTTCTATCATTGCTGCCAAACTCACAGAAATCTTGGTAGATGCTGGTTTTCCCAAAGGTGTATTTCAATACGTACCTGGTAAGGGTTCGCAAGTCGGCGCTTATTTAGTAAATCATCCAGATACTCATGTAATTGCTTTTACGGGTTCCCAAGAAGTAGGTTGTAGAATTTACGCAGAGGCGGCAACTTTAAAACCCGGACAAAAGCATATGAAACGGGTGATTGCTGAAATGGGTGGCAAGAATGCCATTATCGTAGATGAAAGTGCTGATTTAGACCAAGCTGTTGTGGGGGTAGTGCAATCGGCATTTGGTTACAGTGGCCAAAAATGTTCTGCCGCCTCAAGGGTGATTGTGCTGGAACCGATTTATGATGCCTTTGTGCAACGATTGGTGGAAGCAACAAAATCTTTGAATATTGGGGAAGCAGAGTTACCGAGTACACAAGTTGGACCGGTAATTGATGCTAATGCCCGCGATCGCATCCGCGAGTATATTGAGAAGGGTAAGGCAGAAGCAGAAGTGGCGTTGGAATTACCAGCACCCGAACAAGGATATTTTATCGGGCCTGTGATCTTTAGTGAAGTATCGCCAAATGCAGTAATTTCCCAGGAAGAAATTTTTGGCCCGGTGCTGGCAGTAATTCGGGTGAAGGATTTCCAGGAAGCGTTAGCAGTCGCCAATGGAACTAACTACGCTTTGACTGGAGGACTTTATTCTCGAACACCTTCGCACATTCAGCAGGCGCAGATAGAGTTTGAAGTCGGGAATTTGTACATCAACCGCAATATTACAGGAGCGATCGTTGGGCGGCAACCCTTTGGCGGATTCAAACTTTCTGGAGTCGGTTCTAAAGCAGGCGGCCCCGATTACTTACTGCAATTCCTGGAACCACGCGCGGTAACAGAAAATATTCAGCGCCAAGGTTTTGCACCAATTGAAGGTGCAGATTAAAGTATTAAAGTAGGGTGGGAAAAAACCCACCTTTTTTTATCTATTAACTGTACAGATTTGATGAGTAATTTAGTTATAAGAGTTGCTGAATTACCTGAAGAATTTCCAGCAATTCAAGCAATTAGAATATCAGTTTTTCAGCAAGAACAAGGGGTAGATCCTGCTTTAGAGTTTGATGGTAAAGATGATATATCTGACCATTTGATTGCTTATTTAGATGGAGAAGCTGTAGGTACTACTAGAATTAGATATTTAGATGAAAAAACTGCCAAGATAGAAAGACTTGCCGTTTTGTCTATAGCTAGAGGACAGGGTATTGGTAAGAAAATTATGGTAGAGGCATTACAGGTTATAGCTCGTAGAAATATTCCAGAGGTTGTGATTCACGCCCAAGAATATGTGAAATCTTTATACCAAAAATTGGATTTTGTAGAAGAAGGAGAAATTTTTCAAGAAGCTGGTATTGCCCATGTGATAATGAGAAAAAAATTTTAGATTGGACAATTATTCCTGTAGGTGGAGAAATCCTCAATCTGAGTGCGACATTGTTTATTCACATCCGTAACCAATCAATTTCGCCCTAACTACCCAGATCCTTTTTAACAATAAGTGGGATAAGTGACGCTAGTCGTAATATACCAGACACAACGAACACTTCCCCTATGCCAAAAGAGCCAGCAAATTGAGCGATGAAGCCACCTATAGTTGCTCCTAAAGCACCACTCGCCCCAGCAATAGCAGCAGCGATCGCAAAATAGATAGACTGATTTTTTACTGATGCAATCTCTATCTGGAGATTATTGCTGCACAAGTCGACTGCTCCCCAATTAACTCCCATAAAAATGTGCAATAGCGGAAACCACAGCCAGAGATCGAGGGGACTAGAACCAATCGTCACCCACAGCCAGGGGATGACGGCAATTAGAATTCCACAATAAATTAGAATCGAACGATTGCCTATTCTATCTGCTAATTTACCCCACACGAGGAGGAGTAGCATATGTGCCCCTGCTCGGAGACTGGTGTAGAAAGTTACCCAACTCACATCTAGGTTCAGCGTATCTAGCAAGTAGAGGTTAAAAAACGGGGCACTCAGGTTAACAGCAAACGTCCATAAGCCGAAATAAAGCAGAAAGACCAAAAAATTAGAGTTTTTCCAGATGCTGCTATCTATCTGATTTTGGGGGGTCGGCATTTGCGGGAGATAGATTGCTTCAGATATCTCACCAGATTCATTTGGTGCTGAGTCTGACTGAATCTCACTTGTTTGAGATAAGCTTGCATAATAGGTGTTTTGTAATTTGGGATTGATATCTACCTGGAAATACTGACACCCCAAGCTGATCACTCCAAAGATAATGCTGAGGAACAAAATTACTCCATAACCTTGGATAGTCCCCCCATACCAATGTGATACAGCTAGACCGGCTATTGGCAAGGTGAGTAACTCGGTGAGGTTGGCAAAGCTATTGCGTAGCCCGAAATATCTACCTCGCAATTGCCGTGGGACTAACATTGCTATCCAACTGAACCACGATGCAGTTCCTAGTCCTCCTAAAAGATGACTGCATACCAGAATCAAGAGCGACAATATCACCAATTGGTTTGAATTAAGCCCTCCCCAACTAAAGCTAGCAATGCCAATTACTAAAATCAGCCACAGTAGCCGAGCAATTCCATGAGTGCGAAGGGAATTCTGAAAGCGGCTAGTGCTGCGTTCAGACAAGTAAGCACCCATCGGCTGAAAGAGATTCGCTAACATGGGGATAGAGGATATCATGCCAAACACCACCGGACTGGCATCCAACTCCACTAAGAAATTACCCAGCAAAACCCCGCCAGTGCCAATATTGAAAACTGCTGCGAAGATAGCATCGACAGTGGAGGCTTTCAAACTAGTGCGAATAGCATCTTTGGAAATTCGCGGGGTGGGTGTTGAGGTAGGAGTGAGTGTTGTTGATGGCGAACCAATCTGAGCAATTTCTAGGGTTAGAGGCACACCTGTCTCAGGTTGAAAAGAATCCATAAATTTAAGATTTAAGGGTATAAGAGGTTGTTTGAAAAGTGGTTGGCTGTGATTTTAGGCACTTCTCGATCCCCCCTAGCCCATACCAATCGCTCCACTTGGGAAAACCCCATACGCTCTCGCGTTCGCAGACTCGTTGGCAGAGCCTCTGGTAGAGTTGAGGCTGCGCTATGTGCATTAATACTAATAATTATTAATGATTTACGATTGCTATTTAACCACCATTAGCCAGATATTGGAAGTCTTCGTGTATTACAATCTAAAGTACATAATGTAGCATAAATTGCTAAACCAGTAAAAGTATTGGACAAAATACTTATAATATAGAATATAGGTGCTGTATTGTCGAAGTCTTGGGACTAAAAATATGAATGCGATCGCGTAGTGTTTATATTGGTGTTTCGTTCATCCGAAAATCGCTATGATTTAAATATCGCATCAATATTGACTCTAATTCAACTACTCGAATTGGTTTGAGAAGATAGTCGTTAGCACCAGCTTGCACAATAGAAAGTTTTTCTGGATGTTCACTAAAGCCCATCATCACCACATGCAAATGTTGCAAAGAAGGTTCTTGTTTGAGAATATTTAGCAAATCCCAGTCCCTAATATCATCTACGAATTGGACATCCAAAAAAATTAAATCTGGCTGTAGAGTTCGCACCTGTTC from Nostoc sp. UHCC 0926 includes these protein-coding regions:
- a CDS encoding helix-turn-helix transcriptional regulator, whose protein sequence is MTLILSQADYLKLLYQADIIQNNILDSFDITRKYQFGEGYWRHIQLRDGISLDISDYQQPKSLILKCHERKHPLEFRFFVLLESEFKDLEFKTGEYFLSGSGMASECDVFEAKSQRIVEVAVHIHPNAFRYFTENTSGKLPRELEHLIRRWDQPTYERYGTQTPAMQIAVQQILQCPYQGFTKQIYLEGKIWELVAMVVDQEVQIRQGCFQINPLKPSDIDCIYDVREILLKHLDNPPSLIQLARQVGLNDCTMKQGFKQIFGTTVFGYLHHRRMELAYKLLIEGNMKVTEVAQTVGYASLPSFSNAFRKKFGVTPKSCQK
- a CDS encoding HD domain-containing protein, yielding MPTENFMDILFSNWQHTLQPFGVDQVAAEKAFNRLVAAYSTPGRYYHTLKHIDHILSIIQILQGYTNNLAAVQLAAWFHDVVYDTEAKDNEQRSADYAFELLSNLNIPESTITTVTRLILNTKDHKTAVDDYDSQVLLDADLAILATNPVQYLEYAHAIRQEYSWVAEADYITGRRQVLERFLQRSPIYFTPLMLEFAEPSARGNIQAEIQSLASGCGF
- the pruA gene encoding L-glutamate gamma-semialdehyde dehydrogenase is translated as MVLQVQASTYEAKTQEIAKQLLAATQENRSFFSSLRDQMRWDDKLLAWAMSNPGLRVQLFRFIDTLPALHSKSEIASHLQEYLGDESVELPAALKGMLNFANPDSMPGQVAATTVGTAVETLAHKYISGENIKQVIKTVERLRKEKMAFTIDLLGEAVITEAEAQSYLERYLELIQQLVEASKNWAVIPAIDEADGEPIPKVQVSVKLTAFYSQFDPLDAKGSEERVSDRIRILLRRAKELGAAVHFDMEQYAYKDITLSILKKLLLEEEFRQRTDVGITIQAYLRDSEQDSKDVISWLKQRGYPLTIRLVKGAYWDQETIKAAQKHWPQPVYNDKAATDANFETITQLLLENHQYVYSAIGSHNVRSHSRAIAIAESLNVPRRRFELQVLYGMGDKVAKALVDKGYRVRVYCPYGELLPGMAYLIRRLLENTANSSFLRQNLENRPIEELLAPPIVKEEKNVQTQLMSQRVAGVPPVVATGVASLQTPNSHFLGAADTDYADEEVRTKAAQAFQSVRQQLGRSYLPLINGEYVNPPEFVDSLNPSNFSEVVGKVGLISVEQAEQAMQAAKAAFPGWRKTPAKQRADILRKAGDLMELRRAELSVWIVLEVGKPVKEADGEVSEAIDFCRYYADEIERLDKGVNYDIPGETNRYIYQPRGIAVVISPWNFPLAIACGMTVAALVSGNCTLLKPAETSSIIAAKLTEILVDAGFPKGVFQYVPGKGSQVGAYLVNHPDTHVIAFTGSQEVGCRIYAEAATLKPGQKHMKRVIAEMGGKNAIIVDESADLDQAVVGVVQSAFGYSGQKCSAASRVIVLEPIYDAFVQRLVEATKSLNIGEAELPSTQVGPVIDANARDRIREYIEKGKAEAEVALELPAPEQGYFIGPVIFSEVSPNAVISQEEIFGPVLAVIRVKDFQEALAVANGTNYALTGGLYSRTPSHIQQAQIEFEVGNLYINRNITGAIVGRQPFGGFKLSGVGSKAGGPDYLLQFLEPRAVTENIQRQGFAPIEGAD
- a CDS encoding GNAT family N-acetyltransferase, encoding MSNLVIRVAELPEEFPAIQAIRISVFQQEQGVDPALEFDGKDDISDHLIAYLDGEAVGTTRIRYLDEKTAKIERLAVLSIARGQGIGKKIMVEALQVIARRNIPEVVIHAQEYVKSLYQKLDFVEEGEIFQEAGIAHVIMRKKF
- a CDS encoding MFS transporter translates to MDSFQPETGVPLTLEIAQIGSPSTTLTPTSTPTPRISKDAIRTSLKASTVDAIFAAVFNIGTGGVLLGNFLVELDASPVVFGMISSIPMLANLFQPMGAYLSERSTSRFQNSLRTHGIARLLWLILVIGIASFSWGGLNSNQLVILSLLILVCSHLLGGLGTASWFSWIAMLVPRQLRGRYFGLRNSFANLTELLTLPIAGLAVSHWYGGTIQGYGVILFLSIIFGVISLGCQYFQVDINPKLQNTYYASLSQTSEIQSDSAPNESGEISEAIYLPQMPTPQNQIDSSIWKNSNFLVFLLYFGLWTFAVNLSAPFFNLYLLDTLNLDVSWVTFYTSLRAGAHMLLLLVWGKLADRIGNRSILIYCGILIAVIPWLWVTIGSSPLDLWLWFPLLHIFMGVNWGAVDLCSNNLQIEIASVKNQSIYFAIAAAIAGASGALGATIGGFIAQFAGSFGIGEVFVVSGILRLASLIPLIVKKDLGS